Proteins from a single region of Mytilus trossulus isolate FHL-02 chromosome 2, PNRI_Mtr1.1.1.hap1, whole genome shotgun sequence:
- the LOC134706258 gene encoding trace amine-associated receptor 1-like isoform X1 codes for MVEAMNATAVLNSTNLTDIDDYYGPALTSFFSVWLIIILLCSIIGNILVMSVILFNRKICNIHSSTNLFLFSLAISDIMTGVFIAPVSLYTLIQEHWDLGDFLCNVNLFLNATFLFTSVHSLMYISIHKYLSVKRLSECNVIPVSKSACYTMIVASWGWGIFFALLTTLYLSGGEYKAKTIQCGPKYPFLNIKSVVLSSGNLMLNFMMPLIIMIIMYSRIYSIIKDDAVFRRKSSKQQKDIRSRSDRKDVNEKAVIHTLVIILSCFIICWLPYMIYTSFIFFTIDRKTIPAFMNPLAYCFGFSSSACNPVIYAFRFPDFKNGYLQIFKRLSCRISKEPVSYHANDPDDTTKQIDIEECNENEDHDTVK; via the exons ATGGTGGAGGCAATGAATGCAACAGCAGTTTTAAATAGTACCAATCTGACTGACATAGATGATTACTATGGCCCAGCTCTTACAAGTTTTTTCTCTGTTTGGTTGATCATCATATTGTTATGCTCCATTATAGGAAATATTCTCGTTATGTCAGTGATTttgtttaatagaaaaatatgcaACATACACAGCAGCacgaatttgtttttgtttagtcTTGCAATATCTGATATAATGACCGGAGTATTCATTGCTCCTGTGTCTCTATACACACTTATACAAGAGCATTGGGATTTGGGAGATTTTTTATGCAATGTTAATCTTTTTCTAAACGCAACATTTTTGTTCACATCTGTTCACAGTTTGATGTACATAAGCATTCATAAATACTTATCTGTTAAGCGTTTATCCGAATGTAATGTAATTCCAGTTAGTAAATCTGCATGTTATACGATGATTGTAGCGTCGTGGGGATGGGGAATTTTCTTTGCTCTCCTCACTACTTTGTACCTGAGCGGAGGCGAATACAAAGCTAAAACTATACAGTGTGGACCAAAGTATCCGTTTCTTAATATTAAGTCAGTTGTATTATCTTCAGGAAATTTAATGTTGAATTTCATGATGCCTCTCATTATTATGATAATAATGTATTCGAGGATATACTCTATAATAAAGGATGATGCAGTATTTCGACGCAAGtcatcaaaacaacaaaaagatattAGGAGCCGTTCGGATCGAAAGGATGTAAATGAAAAGGCCGTCATTCATACCTTAGTTATCATCTTAAGTTGTTTTATTATATGCTGGCTTCCATACATGATCTACACAAGCTTCATATTTTTCACAATTGACAGAAAGACAATTCCAGCTTTCATGAATCCTTTg GCTTATTGCTTTGGGTTTTCCAGTAGCGCATGTAATCCAGTCATATATGCATTCAGATTTCCAGATTTCAAGAACGGCTACTTGCAAATCTTTAAGAGGCTATCTTGTCGAATATCAAAAG AACCCGTTTCGTATCATGCAAATGATCCTGATGACACAACAAAACAGATAGATATTGAGGAATGCAATGAAAACGAGGATCATGACACTGTTAAATGA
- the LOC134706256 gene encoding galactosylgalactosylxylosylprotein 3-beta-glucuronosyltransferase 1-like, whose protein sequence is MATKSVAQVSVIAVLIICVGCYFLYSNVLSSGVLYYGGQMSCTKGVEQNQHLPVIYVITPTYKRLTQIPELTRLGNTLRNVPAVHWIVVEEGNRTLEEVRQLLTKIDIQFTYLSATPYKHVPNTLKGIHQRNKAIFWLRNNIDMSKDGVVYFADDDNTYDLEIFTEMRYTKKISVWPVGFVSKKKYQTPILDNGKVVKFDAWNTKHRMFPIDMAGFALNTKTFYFNDDLYFRRTFQKGYQESSFLEICCTLNDLEPKANGCTKVLVWHTKTKDPLVYRASYNDTESETE, encoded by the exons ATGGCAACCAAATCAGTCGCCCAGGTATCAGTTATAGCAGTATTAATCATATGTGTCGGGTGTTACTTCTTGTACAGTAACGTTTTGTCTTcag GTGTTTTATATTACGGCGGACAAATGTCATGTACAAAAGGAGTAgaacaaaatcaacatttacCAGTAATCTATGTAATAACTCCGACATACAAACGATTGACTCAAATTCCTGAACTGACAAGACTCGGGAACACGTTGAGGAACGTACCAGCAGTTCATTGGATCGTAGTAGAAGAAGGAAACAGAACCTTAGAGGAAGTAAGACAACTGTTAACGAAGATAGACATTCAATTTACATACTTATCTGCCACACCATATAAACACGTACCAAACACTCTCAAAGGAATTCACCAAAGgaataaagcaatattttggTTGCGGAACAATATCGATATGTCTAAAGATGGAGTGGTTTACTTCGCTGACGATGATAACACATATGATTTGGAAATCTTCACAGAA ATGAGATACACAAAAAAGATTTCAGTATGGCCCGTGGGATTTGTTTCTAAAAAGAAATACCAGACACCGATCCTCGACAATGGAAAg GTGGTGAAATTTGATGCATGGAATACGAAACATCGAATGTTTCCAATAGATATGGCTGGATTCGCATTAAATACCAAGACGTTTTATTTCAATGATGATTTGTACTTTCGAAGAACATTTCAAAAAGGTTACCAGGAGTCATCATTTCTAGAAATTTGTTGCACATTAAATGACCTGGAACCAAAGGCCAATGGATGCACAAAG GTTCTTGTATGGCATACTAAAACGAAGGATCCATTAGTTTATCGTGCAAGTTATAATGACACAGAGTCAGAAACTGAATAA
- the LOC134706254 gene encoding trace amine-associated receptor 1-like encodes MVMVMNTTTVSNRTNLTGIYDYYGPALTTFFAVWLIIIILCSIIGNILVMLVILLDSKMRHVQNHINLFLFNLALSDVMTGLFDAPVSLYTLTQEHWDLGDFLCNVNLFLNATFLFTSVHSLMYISIHKYISIRRLSDCNTIPVSKCACYTMIIASWGWGIVFALLTTFYLSAAEYKAKTIQCGPKYPIFNIKSFALSFGNLILNFVIPLIIMIIMYSRIYFIIKDDAVFRRKSAKLDSKIKSRSDPRVVNEKAVIHTLVIVLSCFIICWLPYMFYTNFIFFTIDRKTIPAFLNPLAYCFGFSSSACNPVIYAFRFPDFKNGYLQILRKISCRKSKKSISYHKNDHEDTIEQIDLEEWNEDDHHHYHVK; translated from the exons ATGGTGATGGTAATGAACACAACAACAGTATCAAATAGAACTAATCTTACTGGCATTTATGATTATTATGGACCAGCTCTTACAACTTTTTTCGCTGTTTGGTtgattatcattattttatgtTCTATAATAGGTAACATTCTTGTGATGCTAGTGATTCTGTTGGATAGCAAAATGCGCCACGTGCAGAACcatatcaatttgtttttgtttaatcttGCATTGTCGGATGTTATGACTGGGTTGTTTGATGCTCCAGTGTCTCTCTACACGCTCACACAAGAACATTGGGATTTGGGAGATTTTCTATGCAATGTGAACCTTTTTTTAAACGCGACATTCTTGTTCACATCCGTACATAGTTTGATGTACATTAGTATCCATAAATACATATCCATAAGGCGTCTATCTGATTGTAATACAATTCCAGTTAGTAAATGCGCATGTTATACAATGATTATAGCGTCATGGGGATGGGGCATTGTCTTTGCTCTTCTCACTACTTTTTATCTAAGCGCAGCAGAATACAAAGCTAAAACTATACAGTGTGGGCCAAAGTAcccaatttttaatataaaatcatttgCACTATCTTttggaaatttaattttgaacttTGTGATACCTCTcattataatgataattatGTATTCGAGGATATACTTTATAATAAAGGATGATGCAGTATTTAGACGCAAGTCAGCAAAACTGGACTCAAAGATTAAGAGCCGTTCGGACCCAAGGGTTGTAAATGAAAAGGCTGTTATTCATACCTTAGTAATCGTTTTAAGCTGTTTTATCATATGTTGGCTTCCTTACATGTTCTACACAAACTTCATATTCTTCACAATTGACAGAAAGACAATTCCAGCTTTCTTGAATCCTTTG GCTTATTGCTTTGGATTTTCAAGCAGTGCTTGTAACCCAGTTATATATGCATTCAGGTTTCCAGACTTCAAGAACGGCTACTTGCAAATCTTACGGAAGATTTCTTGTCGAAAATCAAAAA aatCCATTTCGtatcataaaaatgaccatgAAGACACAATTGAACAGATAGATCTTGAAGAATGGAATGAAGACGATCATCATCATTACCATGTTAAATGA
- the LOC134706258 gene encoding trace amine-associated receptor 7h-like isoform X2, whose protein sequence is MVEAMNATAVLNSTNLTDIDDYYGPALTSFFSVWLIIILLCSIIGNILVMSVILFNRKICNIHSSTNLFLFSLAISDIMTGVFIAPVSLYTLIQEHWDLGDFLCNVNLFLNATFLFTSVHSLMYISIHKYLSVKRLSECNVIPVSKSACYTMIVASWGWGIFFALLTTLYLSGGEYKAKTIQCGPKYPFLNIKSVVLSSGNLMLNFMMPLIIMIIMYSRIYSIIKDDAVFRRKSSKQQKDIRSRSDRKDVNEKAVIHTLVIILSCFIICWLPYMIYTSFIFFTIDRKTIPAFMNPLISRFQERLLANL, encoded by the exons ATGGTGGAGGCAATGAATGCAACAGCAGTTTTAAATAGTACCAATCTGACTGACATAGATGATTACTATGGCCCAGCTCTTACAAGTTTTTTCTCTGTTTGGTTGATCATCATATTGTTATGCTCCATTATAGGAAATATTCTCGTTATGTCAGTGATTttgtttaatagaaaaatatgcaACATACACAGCAGCacgaatttgtttttgtttagtcTTGCAATATCTGATATAATGACCGGAGTATTCATTGCTCCTGTGTCTCTATACACACTTATACAAGAGCATTGGGATTTGGGAGATTTTTTATGCAATGTTAATCTTTTTCTAAACGCAACATTTTTGTTCACATCTGTTCACAGTTTGATGTACATAAGCATTCATAAATACTTATCTGTTAAGCGTTTATCCGAATGTAATGTAATTCCAGTTAGTAAATCTGCATGTTATACGATGATTGTAGCGTCGTGGGGATGGGGAATTTTCTTTGCTCTCCTCACTACTTTGTACCTGAGCGGAGGCGAATACAAAGCTAAAACTATACAGTGTGGACCAAAGTATCCGTTTCTTAATATTAAGTCAGTTGTATTATCTTCAGGAAATTTAATGTTGAATTTCATGATGCCTCTCATTATTATGATAATAATGTATTCGAGGATATACTCTATAATAAAGGATGATGCAGTATTTCGACGCAAGtcatcaaaacaacaaaaagatattAGGAGCCGTTCGGATCGAAAGGATGTAAATGAAAAGGCCGTCATTCATACCTTAGTTATCATCTTAAGTTGTTTTATTATATGCTGGCTTCCATACATGATCTACACAAGCTTCATATTTTTCACAATTGACAGAAAGACAATTCCAGCTTTCATGAATCCTTTg ATTTCCAGATTTCAAGAACGGCTACTTGCAAATCTTTAA
- the LOC134706258 gene encoding trace amine-associated receptor 7h-like isoform X3 → MVEAMNATAVLNSTNLTDIDDYYGPALTSFFSVWLIIILLCSIIGNILVMSVILFNRKICNIHSSTNLFLFSLAISDIMTGVFIAPVSLYTLIQEHWDLGDFLCNVNLFLNATFLFTSVHSLMYISIHKYLSVKRLSECNVIPVSKSACYTMIVASWGWGIFFALLTTLYLSGGEYKAKTIQCGPKYPFLNIKSVVLSSGNLMLNFMMPLIIMIIMYSRIYSIIKDDAVFRRKSSKQQKDIRSRSDRKDVNEKAVIHTLVIILSCFIICWLPYMIYTSFIFFTIDRKTIPAFMNPLIEVHNFRRIMV, encoded by the coding sequence ATGGTGGAGGCAATGAATGCAACAGCAGTTTTAAATAGTACCAATCTGACTGACATAGATGATTACTATGGCCCAGCTCTTACAAGTTTTTTCTCTGTTTGGTTGATCATCATATTGTTATGCTCCATTATAGGAAATATTCTCGTTATGTCAGTGATTttgtttaatagaaaaatatgcaACATACACAGCAGCacgaatttgtttttgtttagtcTTGCAATATCTGATATAATGACCGGAGTATTCATTGCTCCTGTGTCTCTATACACACTTATACAAGAGCATTGGGATTTGGGAGATTTTTTATGCAATGTTAATCTTTTTCTAAACGCAACATTTTTGTTCACATCTGTTCACAGTTTGATGTACATAAGCATTCATAAATACTTATCTGTTAAGCGTTTATCCGAATGTAATGTAATTCCAGTTAGTAAATCTGCATGTTATACGATGATTGTAGCGTCGTGGGGATGGGGAATTTTCTTTGCTCTCCTCACTACTTTGTACCTGAGCGGAGGCGAATACAAAGCTAAAACTATACAGTGTGGACCAAAGTATCCGTTTCTTAATATTAAGTCAGTTGTATTATCTTCAGGAAATTTAATGTTGAATTTCATGATGCCTCTCATTATTATGATAATAATGTATTCGAGGATATACTCTATAATAAAGGATGATGCAGTATTTCGACGCAAGtcatcaaaacaacaaaaagatattAGGAGCCGTTCGGATCGAAAGGATGTAAATGAAAAGGCCGTCATTCATACCTTAGTTATCATCTTAAGTTGTTTTATTATATGCTGGCTTCCATACATGATCTACACAAGCTTCATATTTTTCACAATTGACAGAAAGACAATTCCAGCTTTCATGAATCCTTTg